CGCTTCAACCTGATCGTGGGTGACGTAGATCATGGTCGAGCCCAGCCGGGCATGCAGCCGGGCGATTTCGTTGCGCATCTGCACCCGCAAGGACGCATCCAGGTTGGAGAGCGGCTCATCGAACAACAGAATGTCCGGTTCCCGCGCCATGGCTCTGCCCATGGCGACACGCTGACGCTGCCCGCCAGACAGCTCCTTTGGCTTGCGTTGCAGCAGCTTGTCCAATTGCAGGATTTGCGCGGTTTTCAGCACGCGTTCGCGCAGGCTGGTCTTTTCGGTCTTGGCCAGCTTCAGACCAAAGCTGATGTTATCGTAGACGCTCATGTGCGGGTACAGCGCATAAGACTGAAACACCATACCGACGCCACGCTCGCGCGGCTCCAGGTCGTTGACCCGACGCCCGTCGATCAGCAGGTCGCCGGCGCAGATCGAATCCAGTCCGGCGATCAGGCGCAGCAGGGTCGACTTTCCGCAGCCCGAAGGGCCGACGAATACCACGAACTCACCCGCCGCGATCTCCAGGTTGACGTCGCGCAGAATCCGCGCGCCGCCCAATTGTTTGTTCACGTTATCCAGTTTCAACTTGATCACGATGCTGTTCCTTGTAGTTGTCGGGCATCAACCCTTTAACGCGCCGGTAGTGAGGCCGGAAACGATTCGGCGCTGGAAGATCAGCACCAGAATCACCAGTGGGACGGTGACCAGCACCGATGCCGCCATCAACAACCCCCAAGGCAACTCATGGGGGCTGCCGCCGGAAATCAGGGCGATGGCCACTGGCACCGTGCGTTGGGTGTCGGTGAGGGTGAAAGTCAGGGCAAACAGGAACTCGTTCCACGCCGCGATGAAAGCCAGCAAGCCAGTGGTGACCAGTGCGGGCCAGAGCAACGGCAACAGCACCCGGGTCAGCGTGACCCAGGGCGAGGCGCCATCCATGATTGCCGCTTCTTCCAGCTCATGGGGCAGTTGACCCATGAACGTGGTCAGCACCCAGACGGTGAAGGGCAGGGTGAAAATCGTGTAGCTGAGAATCAACGCCCAGGACGTGTTGTACAGGCCCAAGGCACGGATCACCTCGAACAGCCCCGATAGCACCGCGACCTGGGGAAACATCGACACCCCAAGGACCATCATCAATACCGTGCCACGCCCACGGAATTTCACCCGGCCCAAGGCATAAGCGGCGGTCAGGCTGAGGAACAGCGCCAGCGTCACTACGCTAAGCGCGACCACCAGTGAATTACCGATAGCCCGCAGGAATGAGGCTTGGTTAAGCACCGCCGCGTAATTGGAGAAGTCGGGTTTTTTGATCCAGTAGCTCACCTCGAACAAGGCGCTGGACGGCTTCAGCGACGTGACGATGGCGTAGTAGAAAGGGAACACCGCATACAGCAGCAACACCCCGATCAGGCACCAGAAACCGAAGCGCAACAGTGCTTTTTTCAGTAGGCGAGGGCTCATGACCGGACCTCCAGTTGACGGCGTCCGAGGTAGAGATAAAGCATGGCGATCACTGCAACCACCAGAAACAGCAGGGTCGAGGCGGCGCTGCCGTAACCGACGTCCTGGAACTCCACCAGGTGTTGGCGGGCGTAGACCGACATGCTCATGGTGCTCGACGAGTTCGAGGTCAGCACGTAAATCACGTCGAACACCCGCAGGGAGTCGAGGATGCGGAAGATCGCCGCCACCAGCAATGCGGGCATCAGCAGTGGCAGCGTGACCCGCCAGAACACCTTCAGTGGATGAATGCCATCGACCCTGGCGGCTTCGTAGCAGTCACTCGGCAACATCTGCAAGGCGGCGAGCATCAGCAGGGTGACAAACGGCACGGTCTTCCAGACGTCAACGATAATCACCGCCCACATCGACAGATCGGCATCTGCGGTCCAGGCCAGAGGCGCGGTAATCAGGCCGAGGCTGAGCATCAGGTGATTGATGATGCCGAACTGGTCATTGAGCATCCATGACCAGATCTTCGCCGAGACAATGGTCGGAATCGCCCACGGAATCAGAATCAACGCTCGCACCAGGGAACGGCCGGCGAACTGGATGTTCAGCAGCAACGCCACCAGCAGCCCCAGCACGACTTCCAGCCCCACCGACACCACGGTGAAATGCAAGGTGTTGCGCACTGCATTCCACCATTGCGGATCGACCAGGATGCCCGACCAGCTGGAACCGTTGTGGAACAGATAATTACTCAGGCCAACGAAGGTGCCGCCAGCGGTGTCCGCCAGGTTGGCGTCGGTCAGGCTGAACCAGAATGTCCGCAGCAACGGCCAGGCCGCTACCAGGGCCAGACACAGCAACATCGGCGTCAGAAACAGCCAGGCAGCGCGCACTCGGCGGCGCTGTACCGGCGTTTCCCTGGCGAGCAGAAGCTCGTCACAGGGAGCATGGGCAGTAGAGACAGACATGGTGATTTTCTTCCTTGTGGCTTACCAGTTCCGGTGTTTGATACGCGTGAGTTCGCCTTCCAGTTCGGTCAGCGCCTGATCGACCGGCAACTCGCCGGCCAGCACGCCATGCACTTGATCGAAGAACGCATTGGTGACCCGTGGATAACGAGCGGCGGTGATTGAAGCGGGGCGCATGACGCCATCGTTGAGAATGCTGTGCAGCTGACTGTAATAAGGCATGGCCGCGAGCAGCTCGGGATCCTGGTAGAGCGACTCGATCACCGGGTTATAGGCGCCAATCAACGCACGATGTTTTTGCTGTTGAGCGCTGGTCAGGTAGCTCACCAGTTCGGCGGCAAGCTTCGGGTTGGCGCTGTAACGCGATACCGCCAAACCCCACCCGCCGAGGGTGGAGGCATGGGTGCCGGTGCTGCCGCCGCGGGGCAGGGGAGCGACCCCGACCTTGTCTTTTACCGCACTGTCCTGGCTTTGCACCAGGGCCCAGACATAAGGCCAATTACGCATGAACAACGCATTGCCCGACTGGAATACGCCGCGTCCTTCTTCCTCGGTGTAATTGAGCACGCCACGCGGGGAGATGTCGCCTACCCAGCTTTTTGCCAGGGTCAACGCCGCTCTTGAGGCCTGGCTGTTGACCACGATGTCGCCTCGTGGATTGACCAGCCCTCCGTCCGGTTGGCTGCTGATCCATTCCAGCGCATTACACGTCAGGCCTTCGTAGGCACGCCCTTGAAAGATGTACCCCCAGGCGTTAGCGTTGCCGGCATTGCGCTCGGCCTGTTGTACATCCTTGGCGGTAGCGGTCATTTCCTCCCAAGTCTGGGGGACTTGCTTGTTGTATTTCTCGAGCAAGTCCTTGCGGTAATACAGCAGGCCCGAGTCGGTGAACCACGGCATCGTCACCAGCCGTCCGTTCACCGTGGCGTTGTCCACCTGTGCCTGGAAGTAGCCTTGGGTTGCATCGGCGGGCAGCACCTCGCGCAAATCCAGCAGATGTTTGGCCAGCATCCCCGGCCACACCATGTCGATCTGAATGATGTCGATGTCGCTGGACTGCGCACTGAGGATCTGTTGATAGAACGACAACCGCTCGGTTGCCGAGTTAGGCGTGGACACCACCTCGACGTGATTGCCGGTCTGTTGAGACCACGCCTCGACGGCCTCTTTGCACAGTTGTAATTCCGCGCCCACCGCACCGCAGGAAATCGTCAGATTGGCTGCGCTGGAGAGGGATGGAAGCCCGGCGCAAAGGGCAAGCAGTGCTGCTGGAAAGAGTGATTTGAGCTGTTTCATAAAGCCCTCTTTATTTTTGTTTTTAGAAAAGTTAACGTTAACATCGCCAAATGTAGCAGCGTATTTGCGATGAGGCATCCTTTTTTTCGTAGATTTTGACAATTAACAATTCACGAAAAAAAGGCCGGTCGCAGGACAAAAAATAAAAACAAAACAGGAAATCCCCCATGCAGAAAGCATCAAGCTGGCTACTCGCAGGCGTACTCGGCACCTCGGCGGCCACCGCTCAGGCCGCGACTCTGGAAGAACGCATGGCCGCGTTTGAAGCCCGCGCCAGCGCCGCGGAAAAACGTGCAGCCGCCGCCGAACAGCAAACCCAGGCGCTCGCCAGGGAATTGCAGCAGCTCAAACAGTCCACTCCCGCCTTGCAGCCTGTTGCGTCCACTGCGACCGCCACTGCGGCGCCCACTTTGGATACGCGGTTGGCAAAACTCGAAGCCCGTCAGCAAAGCCTGGAGAAGGAGGGCAGTACCGGACACCTCACCGACGGGTTCAGCTTCAAGGGCTACGCCCGCTCCGGATTGCTGATCAACGATGGCCTGGGGGGCGGGCGGGGCGGTCCTTATACAACGCCTGCCGGTTCAGTCGGTGGTGCAGTCGGGCGACTGGGTAATGAAGACGATACTTACATGCGTATAGACCTGTCGAAAGAAGCCTATGCGCAGAACGGCACCCATTCCAAATTCACGGTTTCCATCGCCGATGGAGTGGAAAGCTCCAATGACTGGACGGCCGCCGAAAGTAACCTGAATGTGCGCCAGGTATTTACGGAACTCGATCATCTCGCCGCATTCAAGGGCAATTCGACGTTCGAGAACGCCACCCTGTGGGCAGGCAAGCGATTCGACAGGGACAACTTCGATATCCATTGGCTGGACTCGGACGTCGTCTTTCTGGCCGGCACCGGGGGTGGTATCTACGACGTGCAGATGAACAAGAACTGGCGCTCGAATTACTCGTTGATCGGGCGTAACTACGGGGATTTCAGTGAGGGCGGTGTCAATGCCGATGTGGAAAGCTACATCCTCACCTCCAACCAGTTCTTCGATAATGGTCAGTGGCAGTGGATGTTCAATGGCATTGGCTCAAAGAAAAACGACTTTAGCACTCGCACCAATGAAGCGGGCCTGAAGCCTGCGGACTCCGGCTTGCACAGCATGATCGCGAATCATCAGAAAAACTTTTTCGGCAGGGAAGGCTTCTTCAAGACGGCGCTGCTCTACGGGCAAGGGTTGGGGGCCGAGGTCAAGAACATTGGCTCGGACGGCGAACTGATCGACGACGCCCGTGCGCTGCGCATTGCGCTGTACGGCGAGACACCGATTGCACCCCACTGGCGCATCGGTCCAAGTCTGCTGGCCGAACAAAGCAAGGATCGCTACGTCAAGGGTGACGACTACCGCTGGATGACCCTGAACATGCGGTTGGCCAATGAAATCAACAGCAATTTCGAGATGGCCTACGAAATGAGCTGGCAAACCATGAACCTCGACCCCAAGGGTTACCTGCAACGTAATGCGGTGGACGGCAACTTCTGGAAATTCACCATCGCCCCGACCTTCAAACCCGACGTTGGAGACCTGCTCACACGCCCCGAGTTGCGAGTGTTCGCCAGCTTCATGAACTGGTCTTCGGACCTGGACCGATACAGCTCCACAGACAACTTCGGCAAGACCGACTTCAACGCCGGCGGTGTGTGGCAGTACGGGATACAGATGGAAACCTGGTTTTAATAGCCGGGGCTTGCTCCCACATTTATTCGATGCCGTTCACCAATACTGTGATCGATGCAAGTCCATTGTGCTGTCCGGTGGCCAACGCTCATTGAGCGGGGCCGCCGGATGAACTCGTGGTTAGCCCCTGCCAGGCATGTCGATGCCATGTTGATGCACCCGTCGATACAGCGTTGCCCGGGAGATGCCCAAAGCCTTGGCCGCGGGGGTGGGTTTCCAGCGATGACGCACGAGGGCATCGATGAGTGCCTCGCGTTCAGGACTGACGCAGCGTTCCAGGGTGTCAGCTGAAGCCGAATCATTGAGTCGACGGCCGGGCAGATGCTCAGGCAAGTCACTCAACAGAATCAATTGGGACTCGCACACGGCGCAGGCGTAACGCAATACGTGCCGCAGTTCGCGCACATTTCCCGGCCAGCGATAGCCGAGCAGGCATTCCAGTGCGGCGCTTCCCAGTTGCATCGCCATTGCGCAGGCCGATGATTCTTCTTCGAGTATCCGGTTGATCAATGCCAGTCGATCACTGCGTTCGCGCAACGGCGGCAATTGGAATCGCGCACCACTGAGGCGGAAGTACAGGTCCTCGCGAAACTCGCCAGAGGCGACCAGGGCCTCCAGATCGCGGTGGCTCGCGCAGACCACCTGAATGTCTATCGCCTTGCTTCTTGACGCTCCCAGGGGCGCCACTTCGCCCTCGGCTAAAACCCGCAGTAGCCGGGTTTGCAGGGTCAGGGGCATATCACCGATTTCATCGAGAAACAGGGTGCCGCCATCGGCCTGTTCCAGCAGGCCTTGCATACCTTTATTCGAAGCCCCGGTGAAGGCGCCGGCTGCATAACCAAACAGCTCGCTTTCGATCAGGTTTTCGGGAATCGCTGCGCAGTTCACCGCAATAAAAGGTCGATCACGGCGCAGACTGGCCTGGTGCAGCTGGCGGGCGAAGACTTCCTTGCCGGAACCGGTTTCGCCGTGGATCAGCACCGGCAGATTACGGTCTTTGACCCGAACCGCAAGGCGCAAACTTTCTTCCAGTCGCGGGTCGAGTTCGGCGGGTGACAGTACCCGCCGAGCCGGGCTGCGTTTCACTTGCCGTGGCGCGCTGAGTCGCCCATGCAAGACATGGCGGCCACCCCGGCAGTGAAACAGGCAGAGTGATTCGTCTTTGGCGCGATGCAATAACTGCTGATCGAACACTTGGCCGATGTGGTCCGGCAGTTGACCAAAACTTTGCGACAGCCACTGCCGCGCCGCGGGGTTGAGTGCCTGCAGTTGGCCGTCGTCGTCCCAGGCGAGCAGGTAATCGGGCTGGCTGTCGACGTAGCCCGGGCTGTTGTGGGCCCGCAGCACCCAGTAACCCTGGGCACTGTTCATGAAAAACGCCTGTTCTATTTCCCGTGCGCTCTGCACCACCATTTGCCGGATCAGATGCTGCGAACGACGGTCGTCCGGCGAACGCACCGCAGACACATCGAGCACCCCGAGCAGTTCCCCCCGAGGGTCGAAGACCGGAGCGGCGGAGCAGGTGAGTCCGATAAAAGCCGCGCGGAAGTGATCCCGCTTGTGCACCGTAACCGGTGTTCGTGCGGTCAGCACCGCAGCCACCCCGCAGGTGCCTTCCTCACCTTCTGACCAGCAGGTGCCCAGGTACAGGCCTGCTTTGCGGCAATCATTACGGATGGAGGTTTCCACGCGATAGTCGATGGTCTGGCCCTGGGCGTCGGTGAGCAACACGCAGTAGTCGGCATCGCGCACACGACCATGGAGCCGGGCGACTTCTTCGCTGGCGATGCGCAGGAACAGTTCGGAGCGTTCTCGACACTCTTGCAGCACGTTCTGGGACAGGATCCGCGGCCCTTGTAATGAGCCAGGGTCCAAGTGGTGTTGCTCCATGGAGCGGCGCCATGAATCCAGGATCAAGTCCGGCACGGGCAGTTGCGGCAGGTGCGCTGCGTTCTTCAAAACACGGCTGACGCAATCCACATGCGCCTTCGAGTGTGCGGAAAGCATTAGGGCCTCCGGTTCGATCTTCTTTTAGTTGTGCGGGCTATTAAGCGCCGTTCACGGACGGTCGACAAGCATCGGTTCACCCCACTGCGAAGCTGAGACGCGACGTCTCAAGGTCTGACCTCTAACCCGTGCAGGCTGACATGGGACGTCTCAAACGAGCGGGATCCCATCACTTGGAAATGTAGTCAAAACCGCTCTGGAACGGGCTTTTCGGCGATCTTTTGCGATTCTGGCACCGGCCTTGCTCTAACCCTGGCAACCAGCACGACTGGCAACCCGATAATAACAAGAGGTGCCCTATGTCCTCCTGCCGAGGCTTTTACTTTGCCGTACCCGTGGTGGCGACATGAGTCGCTTGCCCCTGACCGTCGGCATCATTGCCAATCCGGCGTCCGGCCGGGACGTAAGGCGCCTGACGGCGAATGCCGGGCTGTTTTCCAGCACCGACAAGGTCTCGGTGATCCAACGGCTGCTGGCGGCTTTTGGCGCCACCGGTGTCGAGCGCGTGCTGATGCCCACCGACATGACCGGCATCGCGGCGGCGGTGAAGAAGAACAGTCATGGCCGCCAGGCGCGTGACAGCCACTGGCCAACTCTGGAGTTCCTGGAACTGACCTTGCGCCAGAGCGTGGCGGACACTCGCCAGGCCGCGCGCTGGATGGCTGAACGCGGCGTGTCGCTGATTGCCGTGCTCGGCGGTGACGGCACCCACAAAGCGGTGGCTGCCGAAGTCGGCGACATTCCGCTGCTGACCCTGTCGACGGGGACCAACAATGCCTTCCCGGAACTGCGTGAGGCCACCAGCGCCGGGCTGGCCGGCGGGCTATTCGCCAGCGGCCGGATCCCACCCGAAATTGCCTTGCGTCGCAATAAACGCCTGCTGGTGCGGATTCCGAGCCGCGACCTGTGCGAAGTGGCGCTGGTAGACGTGGCAGTGTCCCCGCTGCCCTTCATCGGCGCCCGTGCAATCAGCCGTGGGATCGATCTGGCGGAGGTGTTCGTCACCTTCGCGGAACCTCAGTCCATTGGCATATCGGCCCTCTGCGGCTTGTGGTTTCCGGTCTCGCGCCAAGCCCCCAACGGTGCCTGGATGCGCCTTGATCCGCAATCGTCCGAAGCCTTGCTGGTGCCCCTGGCGCCCGGCCTGTTGCAAGGCTGCGGCGTACTCGCGGCCGCCAGCCTTGAACCCGGTGTTGCCCATCGCCTGTGCCTGAGCAGCGGCACCCTGGCCCTGGATGGCGAACGGGAAATCGAATTCAACGCCGATGACTTGCCCACCGTCACCCTCGATGCCGGCGGTCCGTTGAGCATCGATGTCAATGCGGCGCTGGTCTATGCCGCGCAAGAGCGGCTGCTGGCCATCGGTCGTGAACACCCGCAACACCCTTTGAACCTTGCACTTTGAAACTTGAGCCTCAAGACACCCTGGAGAATAAAAATGTCGACACAGCTGACTGCTGATCAATTGCTGCATGCCTATCGGGTGATGCGCACCATCCGCGTCTTTGAAGAGCGCCTGCATGTGGAGTTCGCCACCGGCGAGATTCCCGGTTTCGTCCATCTTTATGCCGGTGAAGAGGCCTCGGCCGCCGGTGTCATGGCTCACCTGAGGGATGACGACTGTATCGCCTCCAACCACCGTGGCCACGGTCATTGCATCGCCAAGGGCGTTGATGTGCACGGGATGATGGCCGAAATCTACGGTAAGAAAACCGGAGTCTGTCAGGGCAAGGGCGGCTCCATGCACATCGCCGATTTCGAGAAAGGCATGCTCGGTGCCAATGGCATCGTCGGTGCCGGTGCACCGCTGGTGGTAGGGGCGGCCCTGGCCGCCAGGCTCAAGGGGACCGACGGCGTCGCCGTGGCCTTCTTCGGCGACGGCGGTTCCAACGAAGGGGCCGTGTTCGAAGCGATGAATATGGCCTCGGTGTGGAACCTGCCGTGCCTGTTCATTGCCGAGAACAACGGTTACGCCGAGGCCACGGCGTCCAACTGGTCGGTGGCCTGCGATCACATCGCCGACCGCGCAGCCGGTTTCGGCATGCCTGGGGTCACCGTCGACGGCTTCGATTTTTTCGCCGTTCACGAAGCCGCCGGTGCCGCGGTGGCGCGCGCCCGAGCCGGTGAAGGACCGTCGTTGATCGAGGTCAAGCTGACCCGCTACTACGGTCACTTTGAAGGCGACGCCCAGACCTATCGGGCACCGGACGAGGTCAAGTATTTCCGCGAACACAATGACTGCCTGATGCAGTTTCGCGAGCGCACCACTCGGACCGGTTTGATCGATGCCAGCCAGTTGGACCAGATCGATGGCGAAGTGGACCTGTTGATCGAAAATGCCGTGCGCAAGGCCAAGTCCGACCCCAAGCCAAGCGCCGCCGACCTGCTCACCGACGTCTACGTTTCCTATCCCTGAACGCCCCCTATAACAAGAATCGAGACCTTTATCATGGCGAGAAAAATCAGTTATCAGCAGGCAATCAACGAAGCCCTGGCCCAGGAAATGCGTCGCGACCCCAGCGTGTTCATCATGGGGGAAGACGTCGCCGGCGGTGCCGGTGCTCCTGGTGAAAATGACGCCTGGGGCGGGGTATTGGGCGTGACCAAGGGCCTCTACCACCAATTTCCCGGCCGCGTGCTGGACACGCCGCTGTCGGAATTGGGTTATGTCGGTGCCGCGGTAGGCGCAGCGACCTGCGGCGTGCGCCCGGTGTGTGAGTTGATGTTCGTCGACTTCGCCGGTTGCTGCCTGGACCAGATCCTCAATCAGGCGGCCAAGTTTCGCTACATGTTCGGGGGCAAGGCTTCCACCCCGTTGGTGATTCGCACCATGGTCGGCGCGGGCCTGCGGGCCGCCGCCCAACACTCGCAAATGCTCACGTCGCTGTGGACCCACATCCCCGGCCTGAAAGTTGTCTGCCCGTCATCCCCTTATGACGCCAAGGGCCTGTTGATCCAGGCCATCCGCGACAACGATCCGGTCATCTTCTGCGAACACAAACTGCTCTACAGCATGCAGGGCGAGGTGCCGGAAGAGCTCTATACCATCCCGTTCGGCGAGGCCAACTTCCTGCGCGACGGCAAGGACGTGACCCTGGTTTCCTATGGGCGCACGGTCAATACGGCGATGGATGCAGCCCGCAGCCTGGCAGGGCGGGGGATTGACTGCGAGGTCATCGACCTGCGCACCACCAGCCCGCTGGACGAAGACAGCATTCTGGAAAGCGTGGAAAAGACCGGGCGCCTGGTGGTGATCGACGAAGCCAACCCGCGCTGTTCCATGGCCACCGACATCTCGGCCCTGGTGGCGCAAAAAGCGTTCGCCTCGCTCAAGGCGCCCATCGAGATGGTCACCGCGCCGCACACACCGGTGCCGTTCTCCGACTCTCTGGAAGACCTCTATATCCCCGACGCGGCGAAGATCGAAAACGCCGTGCTCAAGCTGATCGAGTGGAGCAAGCGTTCATGAGCCAGATCCATACCCTGACCATGCCCAAGTGGGGCTTGTCCATGACCGAAGGCCGGGTCGATGTCTGGCTCAAGGAGGAGGGCCAGGCGATCGCCAAGGGCGATGAAGTGCTCGACGTAGAAACCGACAAAATTTCCAGCAGTGTCGAAGCGCCGTTTTCCGGTGTGCTGCGCCGGCAGATCGCGCGCCAGGATGAAACCCTCGCGGTTGGTGCGTTGCTCGGCATCGTGGTCGACGGCGAAGCCAGCGAGGCCGAGATCGATGCGGTGATCGAGCAGTTCCAGGCCGCGTTCGTGCCAGGTGACGGTGCCGAGGAAGACAGTGGGCCGAAGCCGCAGAAGGTCGAACTGGACGGGCGACTGATCCGTTACTTCGAGCGCGGCGAAGGCGGGGTGCCGTTGGTGCTGGTGCACGGGTTCGGCGGTGACCTGAATAACTGGATGTTCAATCATGAAGCATTGGCCGCCGGGCGCCGGGTGATAGCTCTGGATCTGCCGGGCCATGGCGAGTCGGGCAAACAGTTGGAACACGGAGATCTGGATGAGTTGAGCAGGGTGCTGCTGGCTCTGCTCGATCATCTGGATGTTCCCGTGGCGCATCTGGTGGGGCATTCCATGGGCGGGGCGGTGTCGCTGAACACGGCGCGCCTGGCTCCCCAGCGGGTGCGTTCCCTGAGCTTGATCGGCAGCGCCGGCCTGGGCGCGGAA
The Pseudomonas sp. GR 6-02 genome window above contains:
- a CDS encoding acetoin dehydrogenase dihydrolipoyllysine-residue acetyltransferase subunit; its protein translation is MSQIHTLTMPKWGLSMTEGRVDVWLKEEGQAIAKGDEVLDVETDKISSSVEAPFSGVLRRQIARQDETLAVGALLGIVVDGEASEAEIDAVIEQFQAAFVPGDGAEEDSGPKPQKVELDGRLIRYFERGEGGVPLVLVHGFGGDLNNWMFNHEALAAGRRVIALDLPGHGESGKQLEHGDLDELSRVLLALLDHLDVPVAHLVGHSMGGAVSLNTARLAPQRVRSLSLIGSAGLGAEINGDYLQGFVEAASRNALKPQLVQLFSDPELVNRQMLEDMLKYKRLEGVDAALRLLVAGLFKEGRQQLDLRGVVQENRQPVLLIWGSDDAIIPATHSAGLAAQVEILPGQAHMVQMEAAEQVNRLILDFVQQH